One genomic segment of Ipomoea triloba cultivar NCNSP0323 chromosome 9, ASM357664v1 includes these proteins:
- the LOC116030555 gene encoding protein JINGUBANG-like, whose protein sequence is MPLHSRNGGLSTPLLSSSSAPSSNSSSDTDESPAPSRRHDFPDLHFPIPKPPISPSQSYKSLAILSGHIGSVSCLSLCGEFILSASQGRDIIVWQHPDLRQFTKFGQGDGSVKAILTVGNKVFTAHQDSRIRAWKVSRRSENVFRILDTLPTTKDCLGKFMRQSNYVQTRRNHKKLWIQHADSISCLAFHNGHLYSGSWDKTLKVWSLSDFKCVESIKAHEDAINGLISSHGVVYSASADGKIKAWRRTEKERIHSLVGLMEGHTDVSFNTVVVSEDGGFVYGGGSDGYVMGWDRVGGKRVCEVKAHEMAVLCMCVMGGDFLCSGSADKSIGIWRREMNGGIFRVGVIKGHEGPIRCLQASPFSVGGGFMLYSGSLDRSLRVWWVPKYCDRSEEKSADRFLRLPSV, encoded by the coding sequence aTGCCGCTGCATTCAAGGAACGGTGGGCTATCAACTCCATTGTTATCTTCCTCATCAGCACCCAGCAGCAATAGCAGCAGCGATACAGACGAAAGCCCAGCCCCATCAAGAAGACACGACTTCCCAGATCTCCATTTCCCCATCCCAAAACCCCCCATCTCCCCTTCCCAGTCCTACAAGTCCTTGGCAATCCTCTCAGGCCACATCGGCTCCGTTTCCTGCCTTTCCTTGTGCGGGGAATTCATCCTCAGCGCCTCCCAGGGCCGAGACATCATCGTATGGCAACACCCGGATCTCCGCCAATTCACCAAATTCGGCCAGGGAGACGGCTCCGTCAAGGCCATTTTAACAGTCGGAAACAAAGTCTTCACGGCCCACCAAGACAGCAGAATCAGAGCGTGGAAGGTTTCCAGAAGGTCCGAGAATGTTTTCCGGATCCTCGACACTCTCCCCACAACAAAAGACTGCCTAGGAAAATTCATGCGGCAGAGCAATTACGTCCAAACCAGGAGGAACCACAAGAAACTATGGATCCAACACGCGGACAGCATCTCCTGTTTGGCCTTCCACAACGGGCACTTATACTCCGGGTCCTGGGACAAGACATTGAAGGTGTGGAGCCTCTCGGATTTCAAATGCGTCGAGTCGATCAAGGCGCACGAGGACGCGATCAACGGGCTAATATCGAGCCACGGGGTCGTCTATTCGGCCTCCGCGGATGGGAAAATCAAGGCGTGGAGGAGAACAGAAAAGGAGAGAATACATTCCCTGGTGGGGCTCATGGAGGGGCATACAGATGTTTCTTTCAACACTGTGGTGGTTTCTGAGGATGGGGGGTTTGTGTATGGGGGAGGGTCGGATGGGTATGTGATGGGGTGGGATAGGGTAGGGGGTAAAAGGGTGTGTGAGGTGAAAGCACATGAAATGGCTGTTTTGTGTATGTGTGTAATGGGGGGTGATTTTCTTTGCAGTGGCTCAGCTGATAAGAGTATAGGGATATGGAGGAGGGAGATGAATGGTGGGATTTTCAGAGTTGGGGTTATAAAGGGGCATGAAGGGCCTATTAGGTGTCTTCAGGCATCTCCATTTAGTGTGGGGGGTGGGTTTATGCTGTATAGTGGGAGCCTTGATAGAAGCCTTAGGGTTTGGTGGGTTCCCAAGTATTGTGACAGATCTGAGGAAAAATCTGCAGACAGGTTTTTGAGGTTGCCTTCTGTGTAA
- the LOC116029090 gene encoding uncharacterized protein LOC116029090 yields MAAPIASPNFLCPQTLPLSYKPHAPPLLPVAPPLNCRSKAPVLVFGPRRGRKSRGISVVTRAGSSSYIFAFVFPITMLAITVVASIRVADKLDQQYLEELAIEQSILETEEDDDGNAATSPKEEIEIPSKRNRPKREVEITST; encoded by the exons ATGGCAGCTCCAATTGCATCTCCCAACTTTCTTTGTCCCCAAACTCTCCCGTTATCCTACAAGCCACACGCGCCGCCACTATTACCCGTCGCTCCACCTCTCAATTGTCGCAGCAAAGCTCCGGTCCTTGTATTTGGCCCGCGGCGGGGGCGGAAGAGCAGAGGCATCTCCGTGGTGACGCGAGCGGGGTCCAGCAGCTACATCTTCGCCTTCGTCTTCCCCATAACCATGCTCGCCATCACCGTCGTTGCTTCCATCCGTGTCGCGGATAAGCTCGACCAGCAATACCTCGAAGAG CTTGCAATAGAGCAATCAATATTGGAAAcagaggaagatgatgatggcAACGCCGCCACCTCCCCGAAGGAAGAGATAGAAATTCCAAGTAAACGTAATCGGCCCAAACGAGAAGTTGAGATCACATCAACATAA
- the LOC116030027 gene encoding pentatricopeptide repeat-containing protein At1g26900, mitochondrial yields the protein MNTTVIPPLLRQKCKLFFPKFFRIRHQSTLSLNQNLVILLQSCKGTLEISQIHGLMIKTGLDLVPFTLSKLLANSIHHTSYAAKILKYIKSPNLYMFNTLLRSYSISDHPGEALILLNHMRAQSLMLDQFTFVSALKSCARASQIRTGLGVHSVLLRNGFVLFLNVMNSLLHFYCACGWVSDAHKLFDEFSVERDLVSWNTLMGGYLCVHKYSIVVDLFKQIHRDGIGVSVTTILGILSAVGELKGHVFGGECMHGYCIKVGLSMNLNVTSALISMYGKTSDIGSGHKVFDEADAKDVVLWNCLIDRYAKSGMLEEAFKLLSLMKVQGVKPNSSTFVGLLSVSAASGGLSVGRCVHGYIKEHQLVIDAILGTALINMYTKCGLLKEAIEVFDNVDRKDLMCWTAMISAYGVHGQAENAIVLFHRMEEEGFRPNEVTFLAVLNACSHNGLVTDGKSCFRRMVEQYSLSPKVEHYGCVIDLLGRAGLLEEARKLIKSLPIEEDATAWRALLAACRVYGDISLGEQVKRELEQRFDEHPADSLALTSAYAIAGRMEDHASMLEKNEGKPIEEWKYFPIGKKQVGFSRVAA from the coding sequence ATGAACACCACCGTTATTCCTCCTCTCCTACGGCAAAAATGTAAACTTTTCTTCCCAAAGTTCTTCCGAATACGCCATCAATCTACACTTTCTTTAAATCAAAATCTCGTTATTCTGCTGCAATCATGCAAAGGAACTTTAGAAATAAGTCAAATCCACGGATTAATGATCAAGACTGGCCTCGACCTGGTCCCCTTCACTCTCAGCAAACTTCTTGCCAATTCGATCCACCACACCAGTTATGCAGCCAAGATTCTCAAATACATTAAAAGCCCGAACCTTTACATGTTCAACACCTTGCTTAGAAGCTATTCAATCAGTGATCATCCAGGAGAGGCCCTTATTCTCCTCAATCATATGAGGGCACAGAGTTTAATGCTTGATCAGTTCACCTTTGTCTCTGCCCTCAAATCTTGTGCCCGTGCTTCTCAAATACGGACTGGTTTAGGTGTTCATTCGGTTCTCTTGAGAAATGGGTTTGTCTTATTTCTCAATGTGATGAATAGTCTCTTGCATTTCTATTGTGCTTGTGGGTGGGTCAGTGATGCACACAAACTGTTTGATGAATTTTCTGTGGAGAGAGACTTGGTGTCGTGGAACACTTTGATGGGTGGGTATCTTTGTGTACACAAGTATAGCATAGTTGTAGATTTATTTAAACAGATACATAGAGATGGTATAGGTGTTAGTGTTACTACAATTTTGGGTATTTTGTCTGCTGTTGGTGAGTTAAAGGGTCATGTTTTTGGAGGAGAATGTATGCATGGGTATTGTATCAAGGTTGGTCTTTCTATGAATTTGAATGTGACCAGTGCTTTGATTTCGATGTATGGAAAAACAAGTGACATTGGTTCAGGGCACAAAGTCTTTGACGAAGCTGATGCAAAAGATGTTGTCTTGTGGAATTGTTTGATCGATAGATACGCTAAAAGTGGAATGCTGGAAGAAGCATTCAAGTTGTTGAGTTTAATGAAGGTTCAAGGAGTGAAGCCAAATTCATCTACCTTTGTAGGCTTGCTTTCAGTTTCTGCAGCCTCTGGTGGCCTTAGTGTTGGCCGATGCGTCCATGGCTACATAAAAGAGCACCAGTTAGTGATAGATGCAATTTTGGGGACTGCTCTTATAAATATGTATACAAAGTGTGGTTTACTCAAAGAGGCTATAGAAGTTTTTGATAATGTGGACAGGAAAGATCTCATGTGTTGGACCGCTATGATTTCTGCCTATGGAGTACATGGCCAGGCAGAGAATGCGATTGTACTTTTTCacagaatggaggaagaagggTTCAGGCCTAATGAAGTCACATTCTTGGCAGTGTTGAATGCCTGTAGCCACAATGGATTGGTTACTGATGGGAAGAGCTGCTTTAGGAGAATGGTGGAGCAATATTCCTTGTCCCCAAAGGTTGAGCACTATGGATGTGTGATTGATCTCTTGGGCCGTGCTGGGTTGTTAGAAGAAGCCAGGAAACTAATCAAGAGCTTGCCCATTGAGGAGGATGCTACTGCATGGCGTGCGTTATTGGCAGCTTGCAGAGTATATGGCGACATTAGTTTAGGGGAACAGGTTAAGAGAGAATTGGAGCAAAGATTTGATGAACATCCAGCCGATTCACTCGCCCTCACTAGTGCCTATGCCATTGCGGGAAGGATGGAAGATCATGCAAGCATGCTTGAGAAGAATGAAGGCAAACCAATCGAAGAATGGAAATACTTTCCTATTGGAAAGAAGCAAGTAGGTTTTAGTAGAGTAGCTGCATGA